In the genome of Lactobacillus intestinalis, the window TGAGCTTTTTTAAATAAATCCAACCAAAATGCAGATGTTTTTTCAATTCCAAATCTAAAAAGTCCTACTACTAAACCAGTAAAAATCCCCACGATAATTGCTTCAACCAGCAACTTGAGAGTAGTTGTATTATCCCTTTTCATTTTTTTCTCCACTTTCATAAAAATACATAACTATTCTACCTCAAAAAATTGCTATTATCATAATTACCGCAAACAAAAAAGAACTCCACTGGAGTCCTTTTTCTGTTACACGTGTAACAACTATTTTTCTTCATACCATTCAGTATGGAAAGTACCTGGACGGTCATTTCTTTGGTAAGTGTGAGCACCGAAATAATCACGTTGACCCTGAATCATATTAGCTGGCAAGTTTGGATTAAAGATTGATTCCAAGTAATTAAGTGCCGCACTTAAAGTTGGAGTTGGTACACCAGCTTTAGTAGCAAATTCAACTGACTTTCTCAATGATGGAAGATTCTTTTCCATCAAGTTTCTAAAGTAGTCATCTTCAAACAAGTTCATTAATTCCTTGTTATCTGAGTAGGCATTTTCAATATCTTTAAGCATTGCAGAACGAATGATACAACCTGCTTCCCAGTTTTGAGCAATGGACTTGTATCTTAAGTCCCAATCATATGCCTTAGCTGCCATAGTTAATTGTTGGAAACCTTGAGCATAGGCTACAGCTTGAGCTAATTGTAAAGTCTTGCCAAATTCATCAACTAAGTTATCTGGAATTTCACCCTTGTATTCAAACTTAGTAGGCTTAGCACCATTCTTAAGAGCCAAGTGGGTTTGCTTACTCATAAAACGAGCCATAACCGCTTCAGCAACCACAGTTACTGGTGCGCCGAGAGCAACCCCATCTTCAAGCATCCAGTTACCGGTTCCCTTGTATGAAGCAACATTTAGAATATGATCAATAATATGATCATCAGTTAAATCATCTTTTTGAGCCAAAACTTTAGAGGTAATTTCACTCAAGTAAGCCTCAACTAAACCATGATTCCATTCGTCAAAAATCTTTGACATTTCATCATCGCTCTTATGTGCGACATCACGAAGCAAGTTGTAGACTTCTGAAAATTCTTGCATAATGGCATATTCAATACCGTTATGAACCATCTTTACATAGTGACCTGCGCCTTCAGGCCCCATGTAACTTACACATGGTTTACCTTCTTTGTTTTTAGCTGCCATTTTTTCAAGAATTGGGGCAACTTCCTTATAAGCTTCTTCATCTCCACCTGGCATTAAAGCAGGACCATTTAAAGCTCCTTCTTCACCACCAG includes:
- the gndA gene encoding NADP-dependent phosphogluconate dehydrogenase; amino-acid sequence: MQQFGVIGLSVMGKNLALNARNHGISVSGFSIDKPEVDAFAKYEDDKLKAYDSWEEFVNSLEKPRKILIQIMAGKPVDQTLQKLLPLLDKGDILIDGGNSNFHDTNRRYHEMEKHGIHFIGMGVSGGEEGALNGPALMPGGDEEAYKEVAPILEKMAAKNKEGKPCVSYMGPEGAGHYVKMVHNGIEYAIMQEFSEVYNLLRDVAHKSDDEMSKIFDEWNHGLVEAYLSEITSKVLAQKDDLTDDHIIDHILNVASYKGTGNWMLEDGVALGAPVTVVAEAVMARFMSKQTHLALKNGAKPTKFEYKGEIPDNLVDEFGKTLQLAQAVAYAQGFQQLTMAAKAYDWDLRYKSIAQNWEAGCIIRSAMLKDIENAYSDNKELMNLFEDDYFRNLMEKNLPSLRKSVEFATKAGVPTPTLSAALNYLESIFNPNLPANMIQGQRDYFGAHTYQRNDRPGTFHTEWYEEK